Below is a genomic region from Actinomadura sp. NAK00032.
CGACCTGCCAGTTGCCGGAGTAGGGCGCTCCGGCGGCGGTCTCCGCGCGGACGGTGGTGGTGGCGGCGGACGCGCCGGCGGCGGTCACGGCCAGGGCGGCGGACGCGGCGGCCAGCGGCACGGCCAGCCTGGTGATGGGAGCTTTCACGGGGGATTTCCTCCTCGGGGAGAGGGTTTCATTTTTTCTACCCGAGTGATCGTGGAAATCAAGGCCCGATCCGAAATAAAATCGCGTTTTATCGAACCCCGCTAAAACTGCGGAAGGCGACGCTAAGGCGAATACGATATAGCCCGCCGAAACAGCCGTATCAGGTCGCGCGGGCGGCGGGGATCCGGGGGCCCGGCGTCACCGGTCCGCGCCGCCGGCCGTCGGCAGCCCGGCGGCGCGCCAGGCCTGGAAGCCGCCGACGATGTCGGTCGCGCGGGTGAGGCCGAGGTCGTGCAGGGACGCGGCGGCGAGGCTGGAGGTGTAGCCCGCCGAGCAGAACACGATGACGCGCAGGTCGTGGCCGGTCGCCACGGGCAGCCGGGCGTCGGACGCCGGGTCGAAGCGCCATTCCAGGACGTTGCGCTCCACGATCAGCGCGCCGGGGATCTCGCCCTCCGCGGCGCGCTGGGCGGCGGGGCGGATGTCGACCAGGACCGCGCCGCCCCCGGCCTCGGCGTGCGCCTCGTCGGGACGGACGCGGTCGAGGCGGGTGCGGGCCGCGGCGAGGATGTCGTCGATCGTCTGTGCCATGGGTCCATCATGGCGGCTTCAGGTGGCGAGCTGCGCCTCGGCGGAGGCGAGGACCTCCTGGATGCGCAGGCCGTGCGCCGCGTCCAGCGGCGGGGCGGCGCCGCCGCGGACCGCCGCGGCGAACTCGGCGACCATGGTGGCGAACGCGTCGTCGCCGAGCTGCGACCAGTCGAGGACGGCGTGCCCCTTGCGCCCGAACACCTCGACGCGGGCGGGCGGCAGTTCCCCCGTCCCCGCCATGGAGACCGACGCCTGGCTGACGGCGCCGCCCTCGTGCTCCAGCGTGAGGCCGAGCCAGCCGAGCGGGTCGCCGTGCGCGCGGACGCCCGCGACGCGGCCGAGGGAGGCGTCCAGCAGGTCGACGATGTGGGGGCCGAGGTCGAGCAGCGCGCCCTTCTCCAGCCGCCACGGGGTGGCGAACGGGCCGCCGCTCAGCACCGAGGAGACGAAGGAGCCGTAGCCGCCGAACGGGTCGAGGTCGCGTACCCGGGCGAGGAAGTCGCGGGCGGCGCGGGAGTAGCGCAGGGTGAAGACCATCTGGGAGACCACGCCCGCCTCGGCGATGGCGCCGGCCACCCGCCGGGCGCCGTCGAGGTCCATGGCGAGGGGCTTCTCCAGCAGGACGGCCTTGCCCGCGCGGGCGGCCCTGGCGGCGAGGTCGGCCTGGACGTCCGGCGGGACGGAGAAGGCGACGGCCTCGCAGGCGTCGAACAGCTCCTCGATCCGCTCGAACGAGGGCGCGCCGTGCCTGCCGGCGAGCTCGGCGGACGCCTCCGGGCGCCGCGCCCACACCCCGGCGAGCCGCGTCGCGGGCCCCGCCGCCAGCGCGGGCGCGTGCACCATCCCCGCCCACGGGCCCGCTCCGACCAGCCCCACCGCCACAGATTCACTCATGGGGCAAACCTAGACGATCTCCCCGGTGGCCGGGTCAGCCGAGCTGGACGCCGAAGAACAGCGCGGCGAGCGCGCCGACCATGCCGAGCGCGCCCCACACGGCGAGCCCGGCCTTGGACTTGGCGCGGGTGTGCAGGAACGCGGCGACCCCGGACAGCAGCACGAACACCAGCTTGACCTCCAGGGTCCGCTGCGCGGCGTCGCCCATGTCGCCCGCGCTGATGTTCCAGCCGCCGGTGAGGACGAGCACGGCGAAGGCGGGCCAGGCGACCATGTTGTAGCGGCGCGCGGCGACCTTGGTGACGCCCTCGTAGCCGCGCAGCGCCGGCACCAGCGCGCCGAGGGTGATCTGGCCGCCGACCCAGATCGTCGCGGCGAGCACATGCAGGAAGATCCGCACGTCGGCGGTGGTGAGGGCGAGCAAGGGGGTCCTCCTGGGGCGGGGTGTCGTCGGTCCTTCTGCGGGACGTTACCGCCCGTGCCGGGGCGTTCCGGCACCACCCCGTTTCTCGGGACCTTGGTCCCTAACGGCGGCGGGCGCCGGCGGCGCACCCTGGTGGCATGGAGCTCGACCACAGCGGCCTGGAGGTCCTCGGCGAGGACGAGTGCCGCGCCCTGCTGGCGGGCGCGACGATCGGGCGGATCGTGTTCACCCATCACGCGCTGCCCGCCGTCCAGCCGGTGAACTTCGCGGCCAGCGGCGGCGACATCGTGTTCCGGACGTCGCGGACGTCGCGGCTGGCCAAGGCCGCCGCCGACACGATCGTCGCGTTCGAGATCGACGAGTTCGACACCGCCGCCGAGACGGGCTGGTCGGTGGTCGCCGTCGGGCCGGCCCGGCACGTCGCCGACCCGGCCGACGCCGCCGCGCTGGCGGCGCTGCCGCTGCGCAGCTGGGCTCCGGGCGAGCGCGACCACTTCATCCGGATCCGGCCGCAGCTGATCACCGGCCGCCGGATCGGGACGGGCGCGGCCACCGCGCCCTGAGCCCCCCGCCGCGCTGTGGCCAACGTCACAGCGCTTATTGTCGCTGCGCCAATAAGGATATGGGGAGTGCGTCCGGTCCCTCCCGGGGCCGGCCGCGCTCTCCTGTCGTCGCCGCCGTCCGCGGCGACACCCCCCACAGGAAGGGATCTGATGCTGTCGTCCGACCATGCCGAGACAGTGCGGGCCACGCTGCCCGCCGTCGGCGCCCACGGTGTGGAGATCACCGGCCGGTTCTACGACTCGATGTTCGAGGCGCACCCCGAGCTGCGGCACGTCTTCAACCAGGGCAATCAGGCCAACGGCGAGCAGCGCCAGGCGCTCGCCGGCTCGGTGGCCGCGTTCGCGGCGCACCTGGTGAGCCCCGAGTCCGCGACGCCGTTCCAGCAGATGCTGCCGCGGATCGCGCACAAGCACGCCTCGCTCGGCATCCGCCCCGAGCAGTACACGATCGTCGGGCGCCACCTGCTGGACGCGGTCGCCGACGTGCTCGGCGACGCGGTGACGCCCGCGGTGCACGCGGCCTGGTCCGAGGTGTACTGGCTCTTCGCGACGCTGCTCATCGCCGAGGAGGCGCGGCTCTACCAGGACGCCGGCTGCGGACCGGCCGCCCCGTACCGGCCGTGGCGGGTCGTGGACCGGCGGGACGAGGCCGAGGACGTGTTCTCGCTCGTCCTGGAGCCCGCCGACGGCGGCGAGGTCCCCGCGCACCGCCCCGGCCAGTACGTGTCCGTCGCCGTGACGCTGCCGGACGGCCTGCGCCAGCCCCGCCAGTACACGCTGTCGCGGGCGGCGGGCGGCACGGCACAGATCACCGTCCGGCGGGTGCGGGGCGAGGACGGGGCGCCGGACGGCGCCGTCTCCGGCTACCTGTTCGAGCACGCCGCGCCCGGCGACGTGCTGGAGATGTCCCGGCCGTTCGGCGACGTCGTGGTGGACGACGGGGAGGACCCGCTCGTGCTGATCAGCGCGGGCATCGGCATCACCCCCGCCGCCGCCGTCCTCGACCACCTGGCGGCGTCGGCCCCGGACCGCCCGGTCCTCGCCGTCCACGCCGACCGGAGCCCGCGCACCCACCCGATGCGCGCGCAGACCGCCGAGGCCGGCCGCCGGATCCCCGGGTTCCGGCAGCTGACCTGGTACGAGGAGCCCGGCGACGCCGAGCTCGGCGAGGACGTCCGGCCCGGCCGGATCGACGTGGCGGCGCTGCCGCTGCCGGACAAGGCCCGGGTGTTCATGTGCGGGCCGCTGCCATTCATGCGGGACGTCCGGCAGGGGCTGCTGGACGCGGGCGTCTCCGACGAGCGCATCCACTACGAGGTGTTCGGCCCCGACCTCTGGATCCGCTGACCCCTCCCCCACATGACCGCGCTCCCACCCCGGCCTGGGGTGGGAGCGTCATCGTTCCGGGCTCGGAAGGGTCGCCTACTGGACGCGTTCCCAGCCGCGCCGCGTCTGGTGCATCCCCAGGTGCTCGTCACGGCTGCGGTAGACGATGTAGGGGCGCGTCACGTAGCCGATCGGAGCGGTGAGCATGTGCACCAGCCGCGTGAACGGCCAGACGCAGAACAGCACGAGCGCGCTCAGCGCGTGCAGCTGGAACAGGATCGGCACGCCCGTCATCAGGTCGGGGTCCGGCTGGAGGTAGAACACCGACCGGAACCACGGGGACACCGACTCGCGGTAGTTGTAGCCGCCGCCGACGACGTTCGCGGCGACCGTCGCGGCCAGCCCGAGGACGATGGTGCCGGCGAGCACCGCGTACATCATCTTGTCGTTGCGGGTCGTGGCGAGGAACACCGGCCCGACCGTCCGGCGCCGGTAGATCAGGATCGCGAGGCCGGCCAGGGTGCAGAACCCGGCGACCGTGCCGAGCACGACCGCGACCACGTGGTACATGTGCTCGGTGATGCCCACGGCCTCGGTCCAGCCGTCCGGGATGACCAGCCCGCCGACGTGGCCGAGCGCGACGACCAGGATGCCGAAGTGGAACAGCGGGCTGCCGATGCGCAGCAGGCGCCGCTCGTAGAGCTGGGACGAGCGGGTCGTCCAGCCGAACTTGTCGTAGCGGTACCGCCAGACGTGCCCGAGGACGAACACCGCGATGGCGACATAGGGCAGGACGACCCACAGCAGGGTGCTCATGAACGTGCTCCAACGGCGGGAACGACGGGATCGGGCAGGAGGACGGGGCCCGCAGCGGCCGCCTCGGCGCCGTAGGGCGCGAGGCCGACCGTCTCCTCCGGCGGGCCCTCGGCGATGAGCTTGGCCACGGCGTCCTCGGTCCGGCCGGTGAGCGGCGGCAGCGTCGCCGACACCGCGTCCAGGACGGGCGCCCACGGCGATCCGGCCTCGGTGAGGGAGAGGCGCAGCAGCTCCAGGCCGGCGCGGTGCTCGACGAGCAGCCGCCGCCCCTCCGCGAGGTCGCCGGTCGCGGCGAACTCCAGCACGACGGCCAGGTGGTCGGGCAGCTCGGCGCCGTCCAGGTCGAGCCCGGCCGCCTGGTACGCCTGCTGGAACCGCAGCAGGGCCATCCCCCGCTTGCGGGTGTCGCCGCAGGCGTAGTACGTCAGGTAGAGGCAGCACCGCTTGCGCTGGTCGAACGTGGTGACGTAGTCGGCGGCGAGCCGCTGGGGCGGCGTCGCGTCGAGATGGTCGAGGACGCGGCCGAGCGGCTCCGCGGCGGCCGCGGGCAGGGCCGCGACGGCGCGGCGCAGCAGCGGCCGCCGCGCGAGCAGCTCCTCGTCGGGGTAGCCGAGCAGCAGCGAGGCCGCCTGCCAGGCGGTGGCCAGCTCGGCGTCGCCGAAGCCGGCGGTCTTCGGGGGCTTGGTCCTCATGGCTTCGGCTCCGTTCCGTCCGCGTCCTGCCCGCGCTCGGGGAACAGCCCGGACGGCATGCCCTTGCCGTCCCAGTTGAGCAGGTTGACGCGCTTGTGCTTGTCGGCCGGGTCGACCGGGTTGTCGGAGGTCTGCCGGTCGCGCAGCATGTGGAAGTTCTCCACCGCGATCGGGTTCGGGCGCCCGGACGCCTCGCCGAACGGCCCCGAGCCGCCGCCGAGCCCGGCGCCGCCCATCCCCGGCCCGCCCTCGTAGTCCAGGCTGCACTCGGTGGCCAGCTCCTCCAGGCTGTGGGCCTGCTCGGCGTGCGCGGTCGGGATGACGTACCGCTCGTCGTACTTGGCGAGCGCCAGGAGCCGGTACATCTCGTACATCGACTCGCCGGTCATCCCGACCCCCTCGGGGATCGCCTCGTCGGCGTCGCGGCCGAGGTTGATGTCGCGCATGTAGGACCGCATCGCCGCCAGGCGGCGCAGCACGCCGTCGACGACCGCGGTGTCCCCGGCGGTGAACAGCTCCGCCAGGTACTCGACGGGGATGCGCAGCGCGTCGATCGCGGCGAACAGGTTGCCCGGGTCCTCGGCGTCGTGCCCGGTGTCGCGGACGACGTCCACGACCGGCGACAGCGGCGGGATGTACCAGACCATCGGCATCGTCCGGTACTCCGGGTGCAGCGGCAGCGCCACCTTGTAGGTGTTGATGAGCGCGTACACCGGGGACCGCTGCGCGGCCTCGATCCAGTCCCACGGGATGCCGTCCCGCTCGGCCGCCGCGATGACCCGGGGGTCGTTCGGGTCGAGGAACACGCCGCGCTGCGCCTCGTACAGGTCCTGGTCGTCGGTGG
It encodes:
- a CDS encoding rhodanese-like domain-containing protein, with the translated sequence MAQTIDDILAAARTRLDRVRPDEAHAEAGGGAVLVDIRPAAQRAAEGEIPGALIVERNVLEWRFDPASDARLPVATGHDLRVIVFCSAGYTSSLAAASLHDLGLTRATDIVGGFQAWRAAGLPTAGGADR
- a CDS encoding Gfo/Idh/MocA family protein, which gives rise to MSESVAVGLVGAGPWAGMVHAPALAAGPATRLAGVWARRPEASAELAGRHGAPSFERIEELFDACEAVAFSVPPDVQADLAARAARAGKAVLLEKPLAMDLDGARRVAGAIAEAGVVSQMVFTLRYSRAARDFLARVRDLDPFGGYGSFVSSVLSGGPFATPWRLEKGALLDLGPHIVDLLDASLGRVAGVRAHGDPLGWLGLTLEHEGGAVSQASVSMAGTGELPPARVEVFGRKGHAVLDWSQLGDDAFATMVAEFAAAVRGGAAPPLDAAHGLRIQEVLASAEAQLAT
- a CDS encoding pyridoxamine 5'-phosphate oxidase family protein — translated: MELDHSGLEVLGEDECRALLAGATIGRIVFTHHALPAVQPVNFAASGGDIVFRTSRTSRLAKAAADTIVAFEIDEFDTAAETGWSVVAVGPARHVADPADAAALAALPLRSWAPGERDHFIRIRPQLITGRRIGTGAATAP
- a CDS encoding globin domain-containing protein; this encodes MLSSDHAETVRATLPAVGAHGVEITGRFYDSMFEAHPELRHVFNQGNQANGEQRQALAGSVAAFAAHLVSPESATPFQQMLPRIAHKHASLGIRPEQYTIVGRHLLDAVADVLGDAVTPAVHAAWSEVYWLFATLLIAEEARLYQDAGCGPAAPYRPWRVVDRRDEAEDVFSLVLEPADGGEVPAHRPGQYVSVAVTLPDGLRQPRQYTLSRAAGGTAQITVRRVRGEDGAPDGAVSGYLFEHAAPGDVLEMSRPFGDVVVDDGEDPLVLISAGIGITPAAAVLDHLAASAPDRPVLAVHADRSPRTHPMRAQTAEAGRRIPGFRQLTWYEEPGDAELGEDVRPGRIDVAALPLPDKARVFMCGPLPFMRDVRQGLLDAGVSDERIHYEVFGPDLWIR
- the narI gene encoding respiratory nitrate reductase subunit gamma, whose translation is MSTLLWVVLPYVAIAVFVLGHVWRYRYDKFGWTTRSSQLYERRLLRIGSPLFHFGILVVALGHVGGLVIPDGWTEAVGITEHMYHVVAVVLGTVAGFCTLAGLAILIYRRRTVGPVFLATTRNDKMMYAVLAGTIVLGLAATVAANVVGGGYNYRESVSPWFRSVFYLQPDPDLMTGVPILFQLHALSALVLFCVWPFTRLVHMLTAPIGYVTRPYIVYRSRDEHLGMHQTRRGWERVQ
- the narJ gene encoding nitrate reductase molybdenum cofactor assembly chaperone — protein: MRTKPPKTAGFGDAELATAWQAASLLLGYPDEELLARRPLLRRAVAALPAAAAEPLGRVLDHLDATPPQRLAADYVTTFDQRKRCCLYLTYYACGDTRKRGMALLRFQQAYQAAGLDLDGAELPDHLAVVLEFAATGDLAEGRRLLVEHRAGLELLRLSLTEAGSPWAPVLDAVSATLPPLTGRTEDAVAKLIAEGPPEETVGLAPYGAEAAAAGPVLLPDPVVPAVGARS
- the narH gene encoding nitrate reductase subunit beta yields the protein MRVMAQMSMVMNLDKCIGCHTCSVTCKQAWTNRSGVEYVWFNNVETRPGQGYPRRYEDQEKWRGGWTLNRRGRLALKGGGRWRKLLTIFSNPKLPGIDDYYEPWTYDYETLTNAPLQEHTPVARPKSLLSGKDMKVTWSANWDDDLGGSVEHGDKDVLLKKISDKVKMEFDKTFMFYLPRICEHCLNPSCAASCPSGAIYKRTEDGIVLVDQDKCRGWRMCVSGCPYKKMYFNHRTGKAEKCTFCFPRIEVGIPTVCSETCVGRLRYIGLVLYDADKVLEAASTTDDQDLYEAQRGVFLDPNDPRVIAAAERDGIPWDWIEAAQRSPVYALINTYKVALPLHPEYRTMPMVWYIPPLSPVVDVVRDTGHDAEDPGNLFAAIDALRIPVEYLAELFTAGDTAVVDGVLRRLAAMRSYMRDINLGRDADEAIPEGVGMTGESMYEMYRLLALAKYDERYVIPTAHAEQAHSLEELATECSLDYEGGPGMGGAGLGGGSGPFGEASGRPNPIAVENFHMLRDRQTSDNPVDPADKHKRVNLLNWDGKGMPSGLFPERGQDADGTEPKP